The stretch of DNA ATCCATTCGATCGTGTAGAAGAGGTTGAGGAAGTTCAGCTGCACCTGACGCTCGGGGGCGGGCGAGTAGATCGGCGTCAGCCCGTCGGGCGCCTCAAGCAGGGTGAGATAGCCGGCGTACACCGGTCCGGCGTCCGTCCATTCGTTGACGAGCGCGGGCACCGCCATCTGCGTCACCGGGTCGGACGGCTCCGCCTCCTCATCGACACTCGGCTGCTCGCTCTGCTGGTAGCGGCCGTCGAGGGAGGTCGGAAGGGTCGAGGGGTCGGCGGCGAAGCGTGCCAACTCGTCGACTGCCACGTCCTCGTCGTCGGTCCAACCGAGTCCGACCGCGAGCGAGTTGCCGTTCTCGACGAGGAAGTGTCCGATGACCCACCAGCCCGACGCGCCGTCGTTGAGCCGCCCTTCGAGCAGGGCGAAGTCATCGGCGACCCACTCGCCGTCGGCGGCGATCAGCTGACCCACCGCATCCGACGGGGTCTGCACCTGCGGTTC from Herbiconiux sp. L3-i23 encodes:
- a CDS encoding SURF1 family protein, which codes for MSEQDLPRPRLRDEGFRRTLLGVMRRPSSLLLLLLAIVLAVGFSLLGQWQLARAFENGAVVESESEHPIAIESILEPQVQTPSDAVGQLIAADGEWVADDFALLEGRLNDGASGWWVIGHFLVENGNSLAVGLGWTDDEDVAVDELARFAADPSTLPTSLDGRYQQSEQPSVDEEAEPSDPVTQMAVPALVNEWTDAGPVYAGYLTLLEAPDGLTPIYSPAPERQVQLNFLNLFYTIEWIVFAVIALYIWYRHMRDIAERETERESERAGPESAASGQDARSDAPTDEAFDRA